One genomic segment of Occultella kanbiaonis includes these proteins:
- a CDS encoding 4'-phosphopantetheinyl transferase family protein — protein MVRLRHGTVTLWWAPFAAADPTWLELLDPVETRRYAAYRQSADRARFLVGAVAVRRIFADDLAMAPHRVPLDRTCPNCGRPHGKVRLADHLRQPGETLEVSVSHSGTWVVVAAGRDGPVGVDVEAVDPALDHVGLARVALGDRDANALLGLGDAQRAWEFTGMWVRREAAVKATSPALPEGSPRLQVHDVVVDVNHRAAVVVVDSPPVDVVGLDARAILPPDVQSGSSNLRE, from the coding sequence GTGGTGCGGTTGCGGCACGGGACAGTGACGCTGTGGTGGGCGCCCTTCGCCGCGGCGGACCCGACCTGGCTCGAACTGCTGGACCCGGTGGAGACTCGCCGCTACGCCGCCTACCGTCAGAGCGCCGACCGGGCCCGGTTCCTGGTCGGCGCGGTCGCCGTACGCCGGATCTTCGCGGACGACCTGGCCATGGCCCCGCACCGTGTGCCGCTCGACCGGACCTGTCCGAACTGCGGTCGTCCCCATGGCAAGGTCCGACTCGCCGACCACCTCCGCCAACCCGGCGAGACCCTCGAGGTGTCGGTCTCGCACTCGGGCACCTGGGTGGTGGTCGCGGCGGGTCGCGATGGGCCCGTGGGCGTCGATGTCGAGGCGGTCGACCCGGCGCTGGACCACGTGGGGCTGGCCCGGGTCGCCCTGGGGGATCGCGATGCGAATGCCCTGCTGGGGCTCGGCGACGCCCAGCGGGCCTGGGAGTTCACCGGGATGTGGGTCCGCAGGGAGGCGGCCGTCAAGGCGACGTCACCGGCCCTGCCGGAGGGCTCCCCACGGCTCCAGGTGCACGACGTCGTCGTGGACGTGAACCATCGCGCCGCGGTCGTCGTCGTCGACTCGCCACCGGTGGACGTCGTGGGTCTCGATGCCCGCGCGATCCTCCCGCCGGACGTTCAGAGCGGCTCGAGCAACCTCAGGGAGTAG